GCAAGTCTTACTGCTTCTTCCTTAAACTGCTTATCGTATTTCCTGTTCACTTTCCTTTCTTGCATTTCACACCTCCTTAGGTTATATGATTCTACTATAACCTAACCCTTTGGTGTGTCCACTATTTCGGGGGAGGTGCAATGTCTGCTATTTCACCTAGCGTGTGCAGCATAAACGAAGTCTTTAGATTTGAGTGTTAGCCGTTTGTGCTGTGTTAGCGGAAGCGCCCGTACCGACGTTTTATCTGACAGCAACATACTCTGCAAAAGAAGTCGACTGAGGGATAGACAGCCCATCTTCCTTCAGCCCTTGCAAGTGCATTTCAACGGCTTCATACATATTTTGCTCAGCTTCTTCACGAGTTGCACCAGTAGCCACACATCCCGGTAAATCAGGTGAGTATGCAGAATAGTTGCCATCCGCTTTTTCTATTACAATAAGGAAACGATACATATTACTTGACCTCCTTCAATTTTGCCTGTTTTAAAATACTATTCAAAGTCCCTGGGGCTAAATCGTCGCCAGGATGACCAGCAATTGTTACCCTGCCAGATTTTGTAGGGTGTTTATATTGACGGTGGCTCCCTCTTGTATCAACTTGATACCAACCATCCGCCTCAATCAATTTTATAATATCACGAATCTTCATTCCAACTCTTTCATTCGGGCATTTCCGCTAACGTGTGCAGACACTACGCCGTGTCGTTTGGCGCTATCAACAAATCGATTTTTTTGCGCCAAACGGCATGGAGCAAGCACAACTGATTTCGTTTTCCAAAATTTAACAATGCCATAACCAAACGAGCGAGCGTCGTAATACCTGCTGTTAGCGGAAGTTGTGGGCATCATTATAATCAAATCGTCCAAACTTTTTCGACAGTTAAACAGCGCTAGTGCGACTGAATGCTGAGCAAGTTCACTTCGCCAATCCAATCTGCTTCATATATGTTTGGTTATCCCAGAACAGATGTTCCTCTTTCATAACTCCGTTTTCCCAAATACCTATTGTAGCCATTGGCATTTTGAATGCTTTGCCGGTGGGCTGAATGAACTTGCCATTTCCTATAGGCATGGGCTTTGTGAACGTACCCTCAAAAACTCCGGTAACGGCACTGAAATGACCAGAACCAAATCGTATTGGATGCTCTTTTATTCTTGTATCAGGGGCATACACAAAGAGTTTCTTCAGATCTTCAATATGCACATCTATTCCTTGGGTCATATGCCCATCAGGCCAATATACCTTTACGTCTTTTGAATGGCTCTCATGCAATCTTGCCCATTGCTGGTTGCTGAATACTTCATAATCTAAGGTATCGAAAGTTGCCAGGTTGTTTTCAAGCATAGCCCTTTCATCGGTGAATTTTTTCAGTTCAGCTTGAAGCGAATCAATTTTCCCTGCATCGCTAGAGCAACCTGCGAAGAAAGAAACCAGCAAGGCAAGCGGGAGTACTAATAGTGCTCCGACTGAGTTACACAATACATTTTTCATTAGAGACCTCCTCGTATAACATGTTTGTTTTGCAGAGAGTTTGAGATTCAGCAAATTCAAACATCTCCATCAAAGTTCCTTCCTTTGAAGCCCACAATGTTCCGCTAACTCGTTCATATCCGAACCAAGTTCAGATATCCTTCCAAATTCGGAGGTATAGACGAACTATGTTCGGATATCATCCCTCTGGTTGAACCAGAGACTCTTGTCACCATGCAATTTTTGTCATTTATCTATCACCTCCTTGCTTAGATTCAAGCTATCCAAGAGGCTTTTGGGTCTAACAAATCAATCATAATTTTACAATTCCCTTTTAACTCCCTATTCAAAACACTCCGTGCAATCTGCTCTCCTATCATGCAATCTTATGGCATTATCATAGTTCACGCTCAAAAACTGCCCAGATGCAAGGCGCTGTAGTTTGCCGATTCATCGGCGCTTTTAAAGACGCCCATAAATGGGCAAGCTACAGATACGTGACCCTTCGACATGTTCAGGGTGACTGTCATGGTGAACCTGTCAAACCATCAGCCGAACGCTCAGCCGAACGATGGGCATTTTGCAGCGTGAACTATCCCCTCTCCATGACAGTCACCGTTATATACGTCCCCGTCCCTGCATGGCTGTGGATGAGGCCGCTTCTGGCATCTTTTATCTGAATGGTATCTTTGCCAAGGTGTTTCTTGATATTTCCCTGAAGCTGCCACAAGGCAAAGACTGTCTGCATCAGTCCGGTAGCGCCCACAGGATGCCCGCATGCCAGAAGACCGCCGGATGGATTCACTGGAATTTTTTTACCTTTGAGTCTTGCGCCGCCTTTTTTGAATTTCAATCCATAGTCAATATTTGACAAGAATGGACAGCCGGTCTCCACAAACTCTCCACCCTCCCCATATTTACACAAGCCAAGGTCTTCATAGGTTTGAATCTCTGATGAGGTATATGCATCATGCAATTCTACAAAATCCAAGCCCTCCACAGGATTGCTTATACCTGCCATCTCATAGGCAAGTTTGGCTGCCATCCTCCCACCCCTGAACGAATGAACGCCCGGATATTTTAAGTCCTTGTAATCCTTTTCAGACTCATGCGGTAGGAGGATTACCTTTCCATGTGGTCTGTCTGCCATCCTCATGGTATCCGTGCCGCACCCAACCCCTGTAATCTTCACCGGCTTACTGCACAGTTTCTCAGCCATCTTCTCAGAGGCAACAATGGCTACTGCCGCACCATCAGACATTTGACAAATATCAAACATGGTAAGGGGCGTTGCCACCATGGCAGAAGAACGAACATCTTTGATGGTCAGGCTCATCGGACTCTGGGAATATGGATTATACAGGGCATTCTTATGGTTCTTGACAGAGACCATTGCCATCTGCTCAACTGTTGTCCCAAACTCATACATATGCCTCTGCACCATCATGGCATAATAGCCGGAATAAAAACCGCCTACAGGATAGTCAAAGTTTGTATCAGAGGCATGAGCAATAAACTCGTTCCCCTTCCACGTATTGACCCTGCTCATGGTTTCAAAACCTAACGCAGCGCATACATCCATCCTGCCGGAGGCAACGGCCTCCCATGCGGCCTGGAGACAAAGCCCGCCTGTAGCGCCTCCGCCTTCGACCCTCTTGGATGGTTTTGGGCACAAGCCAAGATAGTCCTGAACCATTGCGCCTGACATAAGCTGCCGGGCAAAGTGGTCGGAAAAATACGAACAGATGCTCCCGTCAATCATGTCTCTCGTCAAATTTGGAACATCCTGTAAGGCATAATCAAAGGCCTCTTTTACCATGAGCCTGAAATCCTTTTCAGGATGGGCCTTGGCGAATTTCGTTATACCGCCTGATATCATATAGACAGGACGCATGGGCAGAATATACCCCTCTTGTCTCTGAAATGCAAGCCAGATTTTCTTCCCCCTTAGCAACTTGCAAACAAGGTATTGACTGTGAAGAACAATTCCGATAGACTCAATTTATTCGCCTATATTTATCCAAAAAATGCTGTTGCATTTTTCAGGTTTATATCACGGTAGGAGATCTTCATGGACTTTGCACTCAAAGAAGAACACAGGCTCCTTCAGAAAACCCTAAGAGAATTTGCCCTGAAAGAGTTGAAACCAGGCGTTGCCCAGAGAGATAAAGAAGCTCAATTTCCGAGATCTTTAATACAAAAGATGGCGCAGATAGGCCTTATGGGAGTGGTATTTCCTCACGAATATGGCGGCGCCGGACTGGACTATATCGGCTATGTCATTGCCATTGAAGAAATCGCAAGAATTGATGCATCGGCAGCTATAACCATCCTTGCCCACACCCTCTGCGCAAATCATATATTCATGTTCGGCACCGATGCGCAAAAAAACAAATACCTCTCACCTCTTGCAAAAGGAGAAAAGATAGGCGCATGGGGCCTTACAGAGCCTGGCGCTGGAAGTGATGCGGCGAGCATGAGGACAACAGCTGTTTCTGACGAAAAGGGCTGGACTTTGCAGGGCGAGAAGGCCTTTACCACCAATGGCTCTTTTGCTGAAATCATGGTAGTAATGGCATATACTGACAAATCAAAAGGGGCAAAGGGTATTTCTGCATTTATCATAGAAGGCAATACGCCAGGCCTCACAAGGAGTAAAAAACTTGACAAGCTCGGTTTTAAGGCCAGCGATACATCAGGACTTATACTTGAAGATTTGAAGATTCCAAAAGATCAAATTTTAGGAGAACTAAATATGGGCTTTGTCCAGACCATGGGGGTTCTTGACGCAGGAAGGATCGGCATCTCTGCCATGTCCCTTGGAATCGGAAGGGCATGCCTGGAGGACAGCATCAGTTATGCAAAGGACCGGCAGCAATTTGGCAAACCCATAGCAGATTTTCAGGCCATCCAGTGGATGCTTTCTGACATGGCAACAGAGCTTGATGCGGCGCGGCTTATGGTCTATTACGCCGCCCAACTCAAGGATGAGGGCAAGCGATGCACAAAAGAGGCATCCATGGCAAAGCTCTTTTCATCTGAGATGGTTATGAAGGCAGCGACAAAGGCTGTTCAGATCCACGGCGGCTATGGATATACACATGATTATCCTGTTGAAAGATATTTCAGGGATGCAAAGCTCTGTGAGATAGGCGAAGGGACATCAGAGGTGCAGAGGATGGTAATAGCAAGAGAGGTATTGAAATGAAATTCGGCAGATTTGAAATACATTCCGTGAGTGACGGCTTTTTCCGCCTTGACGGCGGCGCTATGTTTGGGGTTGTCCCGCGTGCCCTCTGGGAAAGAACCAATACTCCTGATGATAAAAACAGGATCCTCCTCGGCCTTAATCCGCTTCTGATTATAACAGAACAAAGAAAAATCCTTGTGGATACAGGTATCGGCAACAAAGACGATGCAAAATTCTGCTCCCTGTATGCGGTTGAGAGGAAACCGACAATGGAAGAATCTCTTGCTAAACTAAATCTCTCAGTCAATGACATAAATATTGTTGTAAGCACCCATCTCCATTGGGATCATGCTGGCGGTAATACCAATAGAGGAACTGACGGCAAGATAAGGCTTACATTCCCGAATGCAAAATATATGATCCAGAGGGGTGAATGGGAGGAGGCAACCGCCCCCAATGAAAGGACAAGAGGGAGTTACCATCAGGAGGATTTCTTGCCTTTAAAACAGGCAGGACAGTTGGAGCTTATAGCAGGAGATACACCAGTCGAAGATGGAATAGAGATTATAAGAATCCCGGGCCATAACAGGCATTTTCAGACAGTGCTAATTTCATCAAATAACCAAAAGGCAATCTTTCTTGGCGACCTGATACCGACAGCATCTCATCTTTTGTATCCCTATATCATGGGTTATGACCTATTTCCATTGGAAACCCTGAAGGCTAAAAAAGAGCTTTTGCAAAGGGCTGCCGAGGAAGACTGGCTCCTCATATTTGAACATGACCCAAAGGTTAAGATGGGGCATATAGAAATGCAGTCAGGTAAACCTGTGTTGAAGGAGATCGTGTAATAATTATCAAATTACCTTTTAGTCAACCCCTTCACACTCTCCACAATATCGTCCAGTTCTGTCCCGGGCTGGAAGATTGCTTTGACGCCCATCTCTTTTAATATAGCTATGTCCTCGTCAGGGACAATCCCACCGGCAAAGACAGGGACTTTTATCCCCTTTTCCTTGAGCAGCTTAAAGACCCTTGTAAAGATAACAATGTGGGCGCCGGTCATGGCGCTTATACCGATTACATCCACCTTTTCTTTTATGGCAGCTTCCACAATCTCTTCCGGGGTCTTGTGCAGGCCGATATAGACTACATCAATACCTGCGTTCAACATGGCATCCCTGGCTGCCTTCACCCCCCTGTCGTGGCCGTCAAGACCGATTTTAGCTAAGAGAATTTTCATACAATCGGTTCCTCATACACCCCAAACACCTCTTTCAAAACATCACAAATTTCACCAAGTGTTCCATAGGCCTTGACCGCCTCAATGAGAAATGGCATAAGATTTTCGTTGCCTGCTGCGGCATTTTTCAGTTCTCCCATTGCCTTCTGCAATCTCTTTTCATCTCTCTTTTCCTTTACACTCTTCAAGCTTTGAACCTGCCTCTTTGCAGTATCCTCATCAATCTTAAATACCTCAATGGACCTCTTTCCCTCTGTCACGAACTCATTGAGCCCGACTACAATTCTTTCTTTCCTATCTATCTCTTTCTGGTAGGCATAGGCTGCATCCTTTATCTCTCTCTGCGGAAATCCCTTTTCTATGGCAGACACCATCCCTCCCATATCATCCAGTTTCTTGAAATATGCATAGGCGCCCTCTTCCATCTTTTTGGTCAGCGCCTCTACATAGTATGAGCCGCCCAGCGGGTCTGCGGTATTGGCGACACCGCTTTCATGGGCAATGATCTGCTGGGTACGCAGCGCAATCCTCACAGCCTCTTCTGTAGGTATGGCATAGGTCTCATCCATGGAATCGGTATGCAGGGACTGAGTCCCTCCAAGCACAGCGGCCAAGGCCTGAAGCGCAACCCGCACTATATTATTGTGAGGCTGCGGGGCAGTAAGGGAGCATCCTGCTGTCTGTGTATGAAACCGCAAGGCCATAGACTTAGGGTTTTTTGGATTATATCTCTCCTTTATCTCCTTTGCCCATATCCTTCTGGCAGCCCGGTATTTGGCTATCTCCTCAAAAAAATCATTGTGCGCGTTGAAAAAAAACGAGAGCCGCGGGGCAAACTCATCTATGCTTAACCCTCTTCGTATGGCCTCTTTCACATAGGTCAAACCATCATAGAGGGTAAATGCAAGCTCCTGCACTGCTGTGGAGCCGGCTTCTCTTATGTGGTATCCGCTG
Above is a genomic segment from Deltaproteobacteria bacterium containing:
- a CDS encoding acyl-CoA dehydrogenase family protein, yielding MDFALKEEHRLLQKTLREFALKELKPGVAQRDKEAQFPRSLIQKMAQIGLMGVVFPHEYGGAGLDYIGYVIAIEEIARIDASAAITILAHTLCANHIFMFGTDAQKNKYLSPLAKGEKIGAWGLTEPGAGSDAASMRTTAVSDEKGWTLQGEKAFTTNGSFAEIMVVMAYTDKSKGAKGISAFIIEGNTPGLTRSKKLDKLGFKASDTSGLILEDLKIPKDQILGELNMGFVQTMGVLDAGRIGISAMSLGIGRACLEDSISYAKDRQQFGKPIADFQAIQWMLSDMATELDAARLMVYYAAQLKDEGKRCTKEASMAKLFSSEMVMKAATKAVQIHGGYGYTHDYPVERYFRDAKLCEIGEGTSEVQRMVIAREVLK
- a CDS encoding type II toxin-antitoxin system HicB family antitoxin produces the protein MYRFLIVIEKADGNYSAYSPDLPGCVATGATREEAEQNMYEAVEMHLQGLKEDGLSIPQSTSFAEYVAVR
- a CDS encoding thiolase domain-containing protein (Catalyzes the synthesis of acetoacetyl coenzyme A from two molecules of acetyl coenzyme A. It can also act as a thiolase, catalyzing the reverse reaction and generating two-carbon units from the four-carbon product of fatty acid oxidation), whose product is MRPVYMISGGITKFAKAHPEKDFRLMVKEAFDYALQDVPNLTRDMIDGSICSYFSDHFARQLMSGAMVQDYLGLCPKPSKRVEGGGATGGLCLQAAWEAVASGRMDVCAALGFETMSRVNTWKGNEFIAHASDTNFDYPVGGFYSGYYAMMVQRHMYEFGTTVEQMAMVSVKNHKNALYNPYSQSPMSLTIKDVRSSAMVATPLTMFDICQMSDGAAVAIVASEKMAEKLCSKPVKITGVGCGTDTMRMADRPHGKVILLPHESEKDYKDLKYPGVHSFRGGRMAAKLAYEMAGISNPVEGLDFVELHDAYTSSEIQTYEDLGLCKYGEGGEFVETGCPFLSNIDYGLKFKKGGARLKGKKIPVNPSGGLLACGHPVGATGLMQTVFALWQLQGNIKKHLGKDTIQIKDARSGLIHSHAGTGTYITVTVMERG
- a CDS encoding methylmalonyl-CoA mutase family protein, which produces MDREHKPKFTNLSNIEIKQVYTPEDAKDIDYAKEIGMPGEFPFTRGIYPTMYRGRLWTMRQFAGFGTPEDTNKRFKYLLEHGETGLSTAFDMPTLMGYDSDSPLSLGEVGVCGVAIDTIDDMDALFEGIPLDKVTVSMTINAPAAILFAMYIAIAEKRGISPDNIGGTIQNDMLKEYIAQKEWIFPPAPSLRLITDTIEYSARNLPRWHPVSISGYHIREAGSTAVQELAFTLYDGLTYVKEAIRRGLSIDEFAPRLSFFFNAHNDFFEEIAKYRAARRIWAKEIKERYNPKNPKSMALRFHTQTAGCSLTAPQPHNNIVRVALQALAAVLGGTQSLHTDSMDETYAIPTEEAVRIALRTQQIIAHESGVANTADPLGGSYYVEALTKKMEEGAYAYFKKLDDMGGMVSAIEKGFPQREIKDAAYAYQKEIDRKERIVVGLNEFVTEGKRSIEVFKIDEDTAKRQVQSLKSVKEKRDEKRLQKAMGELKNAAAGNENLMPFLIEAVKAYGTLGEICDVLKEVFGVYEEPIV
- a CDS encoding MBL fold metallo-hydrolase; the encoded protein is MKFGRFEIHSVSDGFFRLDGGAMFGVVPRALWERTNTPDDKNRILLGLNPLLIITEQRKILVDTGIGNKDDAKFCSLYAVERKPTMEESLAKLNLSVNDINIVVSTHLHWDHAGGNTNRGTDGKIRLTFPNAKYMIQRGEWEEATAPNERTRGSYHQEDFLPLKQAGQLELIAGDTPVEDGIEIIRIPGHNRHFQTVLISSNNQKAIFLGDLIPTASHLLYPYIMGYDLFPLETLKAKKELLQRAAEEDWLLIFEHDPKVKMGHIEMQSGKPVLKEIV
- a CDS encoding ester cyclase; the encoded protein is MKNVLCNSVGALLVLPLALLVSFFAGCSSDAGKIDSLQAELKKFTDERAMLENNLATFDTLDYEVFSNQQWARLHESHSKDVKVYWPDGHMTQGIDVHIEDLKKLFVYAPDTRIKEHPIRFGSGHFSAVTGVFEGTFTKPMPIGNGKFIQPTGKAFKMPMATIGIWENGVMKEEHLFWDNQTYMKQIGLAK
- a CDS encoding cobalamin-dependent protein (Presence of a B(12) (cobalamin)-binding domain implies dependence on cobalamin itself, in one of its several forms, or in some unusual lineages, dependence on a cobalamin-like analog.); the encoded protein is MKILLAKIGLDGHDRGVKAARDAMLNAGIDVVYIGLHKTPEEIVEAAIKEKVDVIGISAMTGAHIVIFTRVFKLLKEKGIKVPVFAGGIVPDEDIAILKEMGVKAIFQPGTELDDIVESVKGLTKR
- a CDS encoding type II toxin-antitoxin system HicA family toxin; translation: MKIRDIIKLIEADGWYQVDTRGSHRQYKHPTKSGRVTIAGHPGDDLAPGTLNSILKQAKLKEVK